From one Cellulosilyticum sp. I15G10I2 genomic stretch:
- the arfA gene encoding arabinosylfuranosidase ArfA, whose translation MKKANMLLDKEFVIGKIDNRIYGSFIEHLGRAVYNGIYEPGHASADEDGFRQDVMDLVKALKVPIIRYPGGNFVSGYNWEDGIGPLELRPKKLDLAWRTLETNEIGINEFAKWSKKVDAEVMMAVNLGTRGIAEACNLLEYCNHPQGTYYSDLRIKHGYLEPYKIKTWCLGNEMDGPWQIGHKTPMEYGRLALETGKAMKLIDPTIELVSCGSSNTAMPTFPEWEATTLEHTYDVADFISLHQYYGNRDNDTSNFLALSMDMDNFIQTVISTCDYVKAKKRSKKTINLSFDEWNVWFHSNASDDDTMKNNPWQKAPALLEDAYTFEDALLVGCMLITFIKHADRVKMACLAQLVNVIAPIMTENNGGAWKQTIFYPYLHASLYGRGIALNPIITTPKYDAKDFTDVPYLEATAVYNEENQEVTIFAVNRDLEEDMLLACDFRSFKDYELIEHLVLACNDLKAYNTLENQPVIPSNKGRSKVDHGRLETVLGKASWNVIRLGTQKK comes from the coding sequence ATGAAAAAAGCTAATATGTTGCTTGATAAAGAATTTGTAATAGGCAAGATCGATAACAGAATTTATGGTTCTTTTATAGAACATCTAGGCCGAGCAGTATATAATGGAATATACGAACCAGGGCATGCATCAGCAGATGAAGATGGTTTTCGTCAAGATGTTATGGACTTGGTAAAGGCACTAAAAGTACCTATTATACGTTACCCAGGAGGCAATTTTGTATCAGGTTATAACTGGGAGGATGGTATTGGACCTTTAGAACTAAGACCCAAGAAGCTTGATCTTGCATGGCGGACGCTTGAGACGAATGAAATAGGTATCAATGAATTTGCAAAATGGAGTAAAAAAGTTGATGCCGAAGTAATGATGGCTGTTAATCTAGGAACAAGAGGTATAGCAGAAGCTTGTAATCTTCTTGAATATTGTAATCATCCACAAGGTACATATTATAGTGATTTACGTATTAAACATGGCTATCTGGAGCCTTATAAAATTAAAACATGGTGTTTGGGCAATGAGATGGATGGGCCTTGGCAAATAGGTCATAAAACACCTATGGAATACGGTAGGCTTGCACTCGAGACTGGAAAAGCTATGAAGCTTATCGATCCAACCATTGAACTGGTATCCTGCGGAAGTTCTAATACTGCAATGCCGACTTTTCCGGAGTGGGAGGCTACAACGCTTGAACATACTTATGATGTGGCTGATTTTATATCGCTTCATCAATACTATGGGAATAGAGACAATGATACCTCTAATTTCTTAGCTCTATCAATGGATATGGATAACTTTATTCAAACTGTTATTTCAACTTGTGACTATGTTAAAGCTAAGAAGCGCAGTAAAAAAACAATCAATCTTAGCTTCGATGAATGGAATGTATGGTTCCATTCCAATGCGTCAGATGATGATACAATGAAAAATAATCCTTGGCAAAAAGCACCTGCATTACTAGAGGATGCCTATACATTTGAAGATGCACTTTTAGTAGGTTGTATGCTGATAACTTTTATCAAACACGCAGATCGCGTGAAGATGGCTTGTCTTGCACAGCTTGTTAATGTGATTGCACCTATTATGACAGAAAATAATGGGGGGGCTTGGAAGCAAACAATATTCTATCCTTATCTTCATGCATCCTTATATGGCAGAGGTATTGCACTTAATCCTATTATTACAACACCTAAGTACGATGCAAAAGATTTTACAGATGTACCGTACCTTGAAGCTACTGCAGTGTATAACGAAGAAAATCAGGAAGTTACTATTTTTGCTGTAAATAGAGATTTAGAAGAGGATATGCTCCTCGCATGTGATTTTAGAAGTTTTAAAGATTATGAGTTAATTGAACACTTAGTTCTAGCGTGTAATGACCTTAAGGCTTACAATACATTAGAGAATCAACCTGTTATTCCAAGTAATAAAGGAAGGTCTAAAGTGGATCATGGAAGATTAGAGACAGTACTTGGTAAAGCCTCATGGAATGTTATACGACTTGGAACTCAAAAAAAATAG
- a CDS encoding ArsR/SmtB family transcription factor: MREISNPEEIVEVCKALGSTVRMNLVRILSKNKQMNLNELASKLNITNGAMTQHMKILVDAGLIDVALMSGKRGSQKICHLKENRFIIDFLADAVRDSMYQVEIPVGSYTNYSIYPTCGLSTKNSIIGEVDDPRYFDAPERSDASIIWLGKGFVEYRIPNYLKSNQKLTEIQISLEISSEAPGYCEEWPSDVYFYLNEVGLGYWTSPGDFGTIQGIYTPSWWSPNWNQHGLLKLLSINKEGSFIDGRKISDMCIDVLDLNYKSDIILKIAVPNDAENVGGLTIFGKGFGNYNQHINARMIFE; encoded by the coding sequence ATGAGAGAAATATCAAACCCAGAGGAAATCGTGGAAGTATGCAAGGCTTTAGGATCTACAGTTCGGATGAATTTAGTCAGAATCCTTTCTAAGAATAAACAGATGAATCTTAATGAATTAGCAAGTAAATTGAATATTACTAATGGGGCTATGACACAACATATGAAGATACTTGTTGATGCAGGACTTATTGATGTGGCACTCATGTCAGGCAAACGAGGATCTCAGAAAATATGTCATTTAAAAGAAAACAGGTTTATTATAGATTTTCTTGCAGATGCAGTGAGAGATAGTATGTATCAAGTTGAGATTCCTGTTGGAAGCTATACAAATTACAGTATTTATCCTACCTGTGGTCTTTCTACTAAGAATTCTATTATAGGCGAAGTAGATGATCCAAGGTACTTTGATGCACCAGAAAGAAGTGATGCGAGTATTATTTGGCTTGGCAAAGGATTTGTAGAATATAGAATTCCTAACTATTTAAAATCAAATCAAAAACTTACAGAAATACAAATCTCACTTGAAATTTCTTCGGAAGCGCCAGGTTATTGTGAAGAGTGGCCAAGTGATGTCTATTTTTATCTTAACGAAGTCGGCCTAGGCTATTGGACGAGCCCGGGGGATTTTGGAACCATTCAAGGGATTTATACACCTTCTTGGTGGTCTCCTAATTGGAATCAGCATGGGCTTTTAAAGTTGTTGTCTATTAATAAGGAAGGTTCATTTATTGATGGCAGGAAAATCTCAGACATGTGCATTGATGTATTAGATCTAAATTATAAAAGTGATATTATATTAAAAATAGCTGTACCAAATGATGCTGAAAATGTAGGCGGTCTTACTATTTTTGGTAAAGGTTTTGGTAATTACAATCAGCATATTAATGCTAGAATGATTTTTGAATAG
- a CDS encoding ABC transporter ATP-binding protein, with translation MGEQKKHREDASLHKGIPNIAGFGRSGGGPGGRFMRTVVKPKDFKGVMKRLWLYFKTAYKELIGIGVAVVLGSAMTLTVPFLIGKAIDLLSVTDTAINLYLLRMVVFLLLIVYSIDSMTSLLQGWIMAGISRRIVTKLRENLFLKLQKLPIAFFDTHTHGEMMSRLTNDIENVSTTISQSIAQLIAGGLTILGAFGMMVFLSPLLTLASIFTVPLVFLLSRTIASKTRVYFKTQQAELGRLNGYIEETITGMHIIRAFNHEKQVIENFSTINQQLFKAGLQAQILSGFLMPLMNVINNLGFVAVAGVGGMLAVNNIISVGVIASFLSYSRQFARPLNELANVFNTLQSAMAGAERIFEVLDEKEETEDKDEGIVLNFPKGDVVFKNVSFGYRKDVEVLKKISFEAKAGSSTALVGATGSGKTTIVNLLSRFYDTDQGEILIDGHNIKDYTRSSLRRCFGIVLQDTYLFTASIKENIRYGNLMASDKEVVRAAKMANADFFIKQLPRGYETVLAEGGNNLSEGQKQLLAIARAILADPAILILDEATSSVDTRTEIQIQEALLKLMQGRTSFIIAHRLSTIRDVDKIMVMDQGEIVESGSHNELVMKKGSYYNLYQRQYSISLIKSEIKRVDY, from the coding sequence GTGGGAGAGCAAAAAAAACATAGAGAAGATGCTTCACTACATAAAGGGATTCCGAATATAGCTGGATTTGGAAGATCGGGTGGTGGGCCTGGTGGGCGTTTTATGCGTACAGTGGTTAAGCCCAAAGATTTTAAAGGAGTAATGAAGCGACTTTGGCTTTATTTTAAAACGGCGTACAAGGAACTTATAGGCATAGGTGTGGCAGTTGTATTAGGCTCAGCCATGACACTTACGGTACCTTTTCTTATAGGGAAAGCTATTGATCTATTATCTGTAACAGATACGGCAATAAATTTATATTTACTAAGAATGGTCGTATTCCTATTATTAATAGTCTATAGTATAGACAGTATGACGAGCTTATTGCAAGGATGGATTATGGCAGGTATCTCAAGGCGGATTGTCACGAAGTTAAGGGAAAATCTTTTTTTGAAACTGCAGAAGCTCCCAATAGCTTTTTTTGATACACATACCCATGGAGAAATGATGAGCAGGTTGACGAATGATATAGAAAATGTAAGTACAACTATTTCACAGTCGATTGCACAGCTTATAGCAGGGGGGTTAACGATTTTAGGCGCCTTTGGTATGATGGTATTTCTAAGTCCACTTCTCACGCTTGCAAGTATTTTTACAGTTCCTTTGGTGTTTTTACTCTCAAGAACTATAGCATCCAAAACAAGAGTTTATTTTAAAACACAACAGGCTGAGCTTGGGAGGCTTAATGGCTATATAGAAGAAACGATTACGGGCATGCATATTATAAGAGCATTTAATCATGAGAAGCAAGTGATAGAAAATTTTAGCACAATTAACCAGCAGCTATTTAAAGCTGGACTACAGGCACAGATTTTGTCCGGGTTTTTGATGCCACTTATGAATGTCATTAACAATCTTGGCTTTGTAGCGGTCGCTGGGGTAGGTGGGATGCTTGCGGTAAATAATATAATTTCTGTAGGCGTGATTGCAAGTTTTTTAAGCTATTCTAGGCAATTTGCAAGGCCTCTTAATGAACTGGCAAATGTCTTTAACACTTTGCAGTCAGCAATGGCTGGAGCAGAGCGTATATTCGAAGTTTTAGATGAAAAAGAAGAAACTGAAGATAAAGATGAAGGGATAGTACTCAACTTTCCAAAAGGAGATGTCGTGTTTAAAAATGTTTCTTTTGGGTATAGAAAAGATGTAGAAGTATTAAAAAAGATATCCTTTGAAGCAAAAGCTGGCAGCAGTACTGCACTCGTGGGTGCAACAGGATCAGGTAAAACGACAATCGTTAACCTTCTGTCTAGATTCTATGATACAGATCAAGGAGAGATTCTAATAGATGGGCATAATATTAAAGACTATACAAGAAGTAGTTTGAGGAGATGTTTTGGAATTGTACTTCAAGATACGTATCTGTTTACGGCAAGCATAAAAGAAAATATTAGATATGGTAATCTGATGGCATCGGATAAAGAAGTTGTGCGTGCTGCTAAAATGGCAAATGCGGATTTTTTTATTAAGCAGCTCCCAAGAGGATACGAAACAGTCCTTGCTGAAGGGGGCAATAATCTAAGTGAAGGACAGAAACAGCTTTTGGCGATAGCAAGAGCTATTCTTGCGGATCCTGCCATTTTAATATTAGATGAAGCGACGAGCAGTGTAGATACAAGGACAGAAATTCAAATACAAGAAGCCCTGCTAAAACTTATGCAAGGACGTACCAGTTTTATTATTGCACATAGACTGAGTACGATAAGAGATGTTGATAAGATCATGGTGATGGATCAGGGAGAAATTGTTGAATCGGGAAGCCACAATGAACTAGTGATGAAAAAGGGAAGCTATTACAATCTGTATCAAAGGCAATACTCTATTAGTTTAATAAAAAGTGAAATTAAAAGGGTCGATTATTAA
- a CDS encoding ABC transporter ATP-binding protein: protein MRMYYKYMRKYGVVFIIGILCLTAEALCDLLQPTIMAKIVDIGVKEKNGEYVIQQGLKMLGIASMGAVFACIRATLASHVSHRIGCELRFDLFKKIQEFAFINKDTFGDASLITRLTNDVTQVQNFINGLMRIFVKAPILCIGSIIMAVSLSPKMSLVLLIIVPIIVWLIVINLSMGYPYFVKIQKALDQINTVMREYLAGVRVVKAFNRFDYEVERFEKKNVYLSNINMRAAKRMAIFAPVIQLTINIGIVIILWLGGTAVQSGSIKVGEIIAFINYMTQILFSLSMITHVFMSFVRAKASSERIQQVFKEENEKSFYKLTDEGNEAFQSTAQKGSVVFDKVWFSYHHTLESPVLKYIDFKCNKGEIVGVIGATGAGKSTLINLIPGFYYPTSGAVKVNGVDIKTINPKYLREKIAVVPQKTILFTGTIEENIRWGKAKATMEEIKEAASIAQAHEFIAGFPEGYETQLGQGGVNLSGGQKQRIAIARALIKKPEILILDDCTSAVDLKTEAKIRSGLRQYMQEVTSFIITQRISSIMDADKIIVLNHGEIVGNGKHEVLLNNCKVYREILSSQRDKEAM, encoded by the coding sequence ATGCGTATGTATTATAAATATATGAGGAAATATGGTGTTGTTTTTATTATAGGTATCTTATGTTTAACAGCGGAAGCGTTGTGTGATTTATTACAGCCAACTATTATGGCAAAAATAGTGGATATTGGAGTAAAAGAGAAAAATGGAGAATATGTTATACAGCAAGGTTTGAAAATGTTAGGGATAGCATCGATGGGAGCGGTATTTGCCTGTATCAGAGCAACTCTAGCAAGTCATGTTTCTCATCGTATAGGGTGTGAACTGAGATTTGATTTATTTAAAAAGATACAAGAATTCGCCTTTATAAACAAAGATACCTTTGGGGACGCTTCTTTAATAACGCGGTTGACAAATGATGTAACACAAGTACAAAACTTTATTAATGGTCTCATGAGGATTTTTGTTAAAGCCCCTATTTTATGTATAGGGAGTATTATTATGGCAGTATCTTTAAGTCCTAAAATGTCACTGGTGTTACTTATTATTGTGCCGATTATAGTCTGGCTTATAGTGATTAATTTGAGTATGGGGTATCCTTATTTTGTTAAGATACAAAAGGCACTGGATCAAATTAATACTGTTATGAGAGAATACTTAGCTGGTGTCAGAGTAGTTAAAGCATTTAATCGATTTGATTACGAAGTAGAACGTTTCGAGAAAAAGAATGTATACTTAAGTAACATTAATATGAGAGCAGCTAAAAGGATGGCGATATTTGCACCAGTTATACAGCTTACAATTAATATAGGCATAGTTATCATACTTTGGCTTGGCGGTACGGCGGTACAAAGTGGTAGTATCAAGGTAGGAGAAATTATTGCTTTTATTAATTACATGACTCAAATTCTTTTTTCACTTTCAATGATTACTCATGTTTTTATGAGCTTTGTAAGAGCTAAAGCATCAAGTGAACGCATTCAACAAGTATTTAAAGAAGAAAATGAAAAAAGTTTCTACAAGCTGACTGATGAAGGAAATGAAGCATTTCAAAGCACCGCTCAGAAAGGAAGTGTTGTATTTGATAAAGTTTGGTTTTCATATCATCATACTTTGGAAAGTCCTGTGCTTAAGTACATCGATTTTAAATGTAATAAAGGGGAAATAGTAGGTGTTATTGGCGCTACAGGGGCAGGTAAAAGTACACTTATCAATCTGATACCGGGTTTTTATTATCCTACATCAGGTGCTGTAAAAGTAAATGGGGTAGATATTAAAACGATTAATCCTAAATATTTAAGAGAAAAAATAGCTGTTGTTCCTCAGAAAACAATACTTTTTACAGGAACTATTGAAGAAAACATCAGATGGGGAAAAGCTAAGGCTACGATGGAGGAAATAAAAGAAGCCGCATCTATTGCGCAAGCCCATGAATTTATCGCAGGTTTTCCGGAAGGCTATGAAACGCAGCTTGGTCAAGGAGGTGTTAATCTTTCAGGAGGACAAAAACAACGTATTGCAATAGCCAGAGCACTTATTAAAAAGCCAGAGATACTTATCTTAGATGATTGTACCAGTGCTGTAGATTTAAAAACAGAAGCAAAAATCAGATCTGGATTAAGACAATATATGCAAGAGGTGACGTCGTTTATTATTACACAAAGAATATCTTCTATAATGGATGCCGATAAAATTATTGTGCTGAACCATGGAGAAATAGTAGGCAACGGAAAGCATGAGGTGCTTTTAAATAACTGTAAAGTTTATAGGGAAATTCTAAGCTCACAGCGCGATAAGGAGGCGATGTAG
- a CDS encoding efflux RND transporter periplasmic adaptor subunit, with the protein MKKKVIGIVLVGVAILGTAGFLMTNKSQSVEVETIAVQKGNISEYVEELGLVVSENKGSVFAPTAGKVTAVMKDVGDFVDQGEVLVKIDGQQLSRQIMELEAQKSALMAQYNEAVKPIDRKEIEKLELQLNTQKKRVEEARRQNEVNKTLYEAEAISYEEYHVTLTMLQEAEAQLEAINLDLDLIKKPVSENIINSYNAQLKQLDIQMEKLRSQGEDYVVTAPLKGTVMSKFVEAGAYVQPGTQVMEIADGEALYIESDVLVAEIAKIKIGTAVEISHKDLGIEAVKGTVKKIYPQAFSKVSDLGVEQKRIKVAIDLDEKIEGLRPGYDLDLKIIINQKENVLLIPENTVFEKNGKHYVFVSENNIALIKEIQKGIESKRQIEVVSGLHESDLVIVSPDDKLEEGIVLKSDVPTKS; encoded by the coding sequence GTGAAGAAAAAAGTAATAGGAATTGTTTTGGTTGGAGTAGCTATTTTGGGTACGGCAGGATTTTTAATGACAAATAAAAGTCAATCGGTAGAAGTAGAAACTATAGCTGTACAAAAAGGTAATATTAGTGAGTATGTAGAAGAATTAGGACTTGTAGTATCAGAAAATAAGGGAAGTGTTTTTGCACCAACTGCGGGTAAAGTAACGGCAGTTATGAAAGATGTTGGGGACTTCGTAGATCAAGGCGAGGTCTTAGTCAAGATAGACGGCCAGCAGCTTTCAAGACAAATCATGGAACTAGAAGCTCAGAAATCTGCCTTGATGGCACAATATAATGAGGCAGTTAAACCCATAGACAGAAAAGAAATTGAAAAATTAGAATTACAGCTTAATACGCAGAAAAAGAGAGTAGAAGAGGCCAGAAGACAAAATGAGGTTAATAAGACACTTTATGAGGCAGAGGCTATCAGTTATGAAGAATACCATGTTACACTGACTATGCTTCAAGAAGCTGAGGCGCAGCTTGAAGCAATCAATTTGGATTTAGATCTTATTAAAAAACCCGTATCTGAAAACATTATTAATAGCTACAATGCACAGCTTAAGCAATTGGATATTCAGATGGAAAAGTTAAGGAGCCAAGGTGAAGATTATGTGGTAACTGCACCTTTAAAAGGAACGGTTATGTCAAAATTTGTGGAAGCAGGCGCTTATGTGCAGCCAGGTACTCAGGTAATGGAGATTGCAGATGGAGAAGCGTTATATATTGAGAGTGATGTACTTGTAGCTGAGATTGCCAAGATCAAGATAGGCACAGCCGTGGAGATTTCTCATAAAGATTTGGGCATTGAGGCGGTAAAGGGAACGGTTAAAAAAATATATCCCCAAGCTTTTAGCAAAGTGTCAGATTTAGGGGTTGAGCAAAAAAGAATCAAAGTAGCAATAGACTTAGATGAAAAGATAGAGGGACTTCGCCCAGGTTATGATCTGGATCTTAAAATCATCATTAATCAAAAAGAAAATGTGTTATTGATTCCAGAAAATACAGTGTTTGAAAAAAATGGGAAGCACTATGTTTTTGTCAGTGAAAACAATATAGCCCTCATAAAAGAAATTCAAAAAGGTATAGAAAGCAAAAGACAAATTGAGGTTGTTTCAGGCCTTCATGAGAGTGACTTGGTTATTGTTTCTCCAGATGATAAACTAGAAGAAGGTATAGTGCTCAAAAGTGATGTACCAACTAAGTCTTAG
- a CDS encoding ABC transporter permease, whose amino-acid sequence MKKLDVRLFRMIKNAKGQFISLAVMVVLALTIYVSFSMVADNLNDSVFHYYEVTSFGDVFVEVVRIPASAIDKLHSIEGVERAQGRVSQDVPLRVKDPNEKVRVRVVSLPKEEGLNSAYTLEGRELAGNSKAAMVLQQFSDAREIKLGDTIIPYIAGREYPLDVVGIVGSPEYIYLMENEQALIPAPEKFGVIYVTEDFAQSILGYQGSYNEVMIKIKDEYIPRIDRVVDEIEDTLDRYGVRRTIKREDHLSHSMMMQEIESLEVMATAITLLFLIVAAVIINVMLSRIVKNDRMSIGVMKALGYNNFSILAHYTKFSVMIGLVGSIIGILLSIPLADAFTNLYILYMNIPMFEMKVYTIYFVYGILLTSIFCVLSGLMGARSVLKILPADSMRPEAPKAGGRIWLEQIKIIWNNISFSGKMVIRNILRNKRRAVFLMLGIALTYSITMIPVFMSSVWPNLFELHYGEFQTMEYNIDFAGGMNHNAIRELSQIIEIDHIEPKTEIPLELRNGWKKKVVSVIGISQNTDFYHFKSPAGYPIDLPSNGMILSENLAKSLSIEVGDEIIIKNFLPDKEDKPILVKGITKQYLGSNAYIDIEAMGDLLGEKGMITGAMINSRDEVVTKLQNVKNIRQVQSVIDMKNSFLEFMDMMIVSVGVFMLFGAILGFAIVYNVTIISISERTMEFSSLRVMGFDKKEIYKMITKENSIMAVFGMLLGMPLGYGMCLGLVASLSTDLYTIPLVMEPISYVITALATMFFVTIAQLATIRKIYRLNFMEALKNRIS is encoded by the coding sequence ATGAAGAAATTAGATGTAAGGCTATTTAGAATGATTAAAAACGCAAAAGGACAGTTTATTTCCCTTGCAGTAATGGTTGTTTTAGCACTCACGATCTATGTTTCTTTTAGTATGGTAGCAGACAATTTAAATGATTCTGTATTTCACTACTATGAAGTTACGAGCTTTGGTGATGTTTTTGTAGAGGTAGTGAGGATACCAGCATCAGCTATAGATAAGTTACATAGTATAGAAGGCGTCGAAAGAGCCCAGGGGCGCGTGAGCCAGGATGTCCCTCTTAGAGTGAAAGATCCCAATGAAAAAGTAAGAGTGCGGGTTGTTTCCCTCCCAAAAGAAGAAGGGCTTAATAGTGCTTATACGTTAGAAGGAAGAGAACTCGCTGGTAATTCAAAAGCGGCCATGGTACTGCAGCAGTTTTCAGATGCGAGAGAGATTAAACTAGGAGATACAATCATTCCATATATTGCAGGACGAGAATATCCGCTGGATGTAGTGGGTATCGTTGGGAGTCCGGAGTACATATATCTTATGGAAAATGAGCAAGCTCTGATACCAGCACCAGAAAAATTTGGAGTCATTTATGTTACGGAAGATTTTGCACAATCTATTTTAGGCTATCAGGGCAGTTATAATGAAGTTATGATTAAGATAAAGGATGAATATATTCCTCGAATAGACAGAGTGGTAGATGAAATAGAAGATACCTTAGATCGCTATGGGGTAAGACGGACAATTAAAAGAGAAGATCATCTCAGTCATAGTATGATGATGCAGGAAATAGAATCACTAGAAGTGATGGCAACTGCGATTACCTTATTATTTTTAATTGTAGCAGCAGTTATTATTAATGTCATGCTCTCTAGAATTGTTAAAAATGATAGAATGTCAATAGGGGTCATGAAAGCACTAGGTTATAATAATTTCAGCATATTAGCGCATTATACAAAATTTTCAGTTATGATCGGGCTTGTAGGGTCTATTATAGGAATCTTACTTAGCATACCTTTAGCAGATGCTTTTACTAATTTATATATCCTCTATATGAATATTCCTATGTTTGAGATGAAAGTGTATACGATCTATTTTGTATATGGTATTCTTTTAACCAGCATATTTTGTGTATTATCTGGACTTATGGGTGCTAGAAGTGTTCTCAAGATACTTCCTGCTGATTCTATGAGACCAGAAGCGCCTAAAGCTGGAGGGAGAATCTGGCTCGAACAAATTAAGATTATCTGGAATAATATTTCCTTTAGTGGCAAGATGGTGATACGTAATATACTTAGAAATAAAAGAAGAGCTGTATTTTTGATGTTGGGAATTGCACTAACCTATAGTATCACTATGATCCCTGTTTTTATGTCCTCGGTTTGGCCTAATCTTTTTGAGTTACACTATGGGGAATTTCAAACCATGGAGTATAATATTGATTTTGCAGGTGGGATGAATCATAATGCCATAAGAGAACTGTCTCAAATCATTGAGATTGATCATATAGAACCTAAGACGGAGATTCCATTAGAACTTAGGAATGGATGGAAGAAAAAAGTTGTAAGTGTTATTGGGATCTCACAGAATACGGACTTCTATCATTTTAAGAGCCCGGCTGGTTATCCTATAGATTTGCCAAGTAATGGCATGATTCTTTCAGAAAATCTAGCGAAGTCCCTAAGTATAGAAGTGGGAGATGAAATCATCATCAAAAACTTTCTTCCGGATAAGGAAGATAAACCTATTCTTGTAAAAGGGATTACTAAGCAATACTTAGGCTCTAATGCCTATATAGATATAGAGGCTATGGGTGACTTATTAGGAGAAAAAGGCATGATTACTGGGGCTATGATAAATTCTAGGGATGAGGTCGTTACTAAGCTTCAGAACGTGAAAAATATTAGACAAGTACAATCCGTAATAGATATGAAAAACAGCTTTCTGGAGTTTATGGATATGATGATAGTCTCGGTAGGTGTATTCATGTTATTTGGCGCTATTTTAGGATTTGCAATCGTCTATAATGTAACCATTATTAGTATCAGTGAAAGAACTATGGAATTTTCTTCGCTTCGGGTAATGGGTTTTGATAAAAAAGAGATCTATAAAATGATCACTAAAGAAAACAGTATTATGGCAGTATTTGGAATGCTTCTAGGTATGCCTTTAGGCTATGGAATGTGTCTGGGGCTTGTAGCGTCTTTATCGACAGATCTATACACTATTCCACTTGTTATGGAGCCGATTAGTTATGTGATAACAGCTTTAGCGACGATGTTTTTTGTGACCATAGCACAACTTGCGACGATTAGAAAGATTTATCGCCTGAATTTTATGGAGGCATTAAAAAATAGAATTTCTTAA
- a CDS encoding ABC transporter ATP-binding protein: MTKNVLMKVENINKFYQMGEVTVAANKEVSLELYEGEFIVILGASGSGKSTLLNILGGMDLPTEGKVFMAGEEITRYNDRKLTAYRREKIGFVFQFYNLMANLTSRENVELATEICKNALDIDEVLDAVGLEDRKDHFPAQMSGGEQQRVAIARAVAKNPALLLCDEPTGALDFKTGIKILSLLKQINKRYNKTIVIITHNVPIGEMADRVIRMRSGEIVETKINNNPVPPERIEW, from the coding sequence ATGACAAAGAATGTTTTAATGAAGGTTGAAAATATCAATAAATTTTACCAGATGGGCGAAGTAACAGTAGCTGCTAATAAGGAGGTTTCTCTTGAACTCTATGAAGGAGAGTTTATTGTCATATTGGGAGCGAGCGGTTCTGGTAAAAGTACGCTTTTAAATATTTTAGGCGGCATGGATCTGCCTACAGAAGGCAAGGTTTTTATGGCGGGCGAAGAGATCACACGTTATAACGATAGAAAACTAACGGCCTATCGCAGAGAAAAAATTGGCTTTGTTTTTCAGTTTTATAATCTGATGGCTAATTTAACCAGTAGAGAAAATGTGGAACTCGCTACAGAAATATGTAAAAATGCTTTAGATATTGATGAAGTACTGGATGCTGTGGGGCTAGAAGATAGAAAAGATCATTTTCCAGCTCAAATGAGCGGGGGAGAGCAGCAGCGTGTAGCCATAGCAAGAGCGGTGGCCAAAAATCCTGCACTGCTTCTTTGTGACGAGCCTACAGGAGCTCTTGATTTTAAAACGGGGATAAAAATCTTATCTCTCCTCAAACAAATTAATAAGAGATACAATAAGACTATTGTAATTATTACGCATAACGTACCCATCGGAGAGATGGCAGACAGGGTCATTAGGATGAGAAGTGGAGAAATTGTTGAAACAAAGATTAATAATAATCCAGTCCCTCCTGAAAGGATTGAGTGGTAA